Proteins from a single region of Ziziphus jujuba cultivar Dongzao chromosome 1, ASM3175591v1:
- the LOC107421988 gene encoding uncharacterized protein LOC107421988 produces the protein MAYEIRKGMQKRPSVLQGDQLFLNRIISRNSTVGCSSRVYYYRSSEGIPFEWEMQPGTPKDPPKEEALPPLSPPPAVISLGLPKPCILNLEPKTPSRSIWLIRFWKKCKKNKHKISSKFENNVGGDLQSDNKYYEKEEFCGSDHEFMASQRHSSTSSSSSPMSFSNGFDMESSSRMRSPARDSFRRPLSCSPWNFSAIMVSNAKRV, from the coding sequence ATGGCTTACGAGATTCGAAAGGGAATGCAGAAAAGACCGTCGGTGCTTCAAGGTGATCAGCTTTTCTTGAATAGAATTATTTCAAGGAATTCAACAGTGGGTTGTTCTTCTCGTGTTTATTACTACCGAAGCTCGGAAGGTATTCCATTTGAATGGGAAATGCAACCGGGGACGCCTAAAGATCCGCCGAAAGAAGAAGCTCTTCCACCTCTCAGTCCTCCACCGGCGGTGATCAGCTTAGGTCTACCAAAACCATGCATTCTCAACCTAGAGCCAAAGACTCCATCAAGGTCAATATGGCTAATTAGGTTTTGgaaaaaatgtaagaaaaataaacataagaTTTCGAGTAAGTTCGAAAATAATGTAGGTGGTGATCTTCAGTctgataataaatattatgagAAGGAGGAGTTTTGTGGCTCCGACCACGAGTTCATGGCTTCGCAGCGTCATTCTagcacttcttcttcttcgtcacCGATGTCGTTTTCGAATGGTTTTGATATGGAGTCTTCGTCAAGAATGCGAAGTCCAGCTAGGGATTCTTTCCGGAGGCCATTGAGTTGCAGTCCATGGAATTTTAGCGCAATTATGGTTAGCAATGCAAAGCGtgtttga
- the LOC125419156 gene encoding uncharacterized protein LOC125419156 — protein MERERLRSSEKIISVFQANEFFVKKILSRNSSVGQQSSRYHCRRPGVVPFKWELRPGKPKDPPAKEYIPVIGPPPAILSQALSRPHHHHHDVPASPPAKKTRLLFWKRSKKNNKKVKKIGSFRISENINIEDNNGFDEKFGLANYKAPADDQEFLSSSCDSTTSTSSTSSTASSSSSSYAHIVHHSKFHSLAKGLLRWPF, from the coding sequence atggagAGAGAGCGGCTTAGAAGTTCGGAGAAAATAATATCCGTCTTCCAAGCAAACGAGTTTTTCGTGAAGAAAATACTCTCAAGAAACTCTTCTGTGGGTCAACAATCTTCACGATACCATTGTAGAAGGCCAGGTGTGGTTCCTTTCAAGTGGGAATTGCGCCCGGGCAAGCCTAAAGATCCTCCGGCCAAAGAGTATATTCCGGTCATCGGACCTCCGCCAGCCATCCTTAGCCAGGCTCTTTCTAggcctcatcatcatcatcatgatgtTCCAGCTTCTCCTCCAGCCAAAAAAACTAGGCTCTTGTTCTGGAAAAGATCCAAGAAAAACAATAAGAAGGTTAAAAAAATTGGGTCTTTTAGGATTTCTGAGAATATTAATATTGAAGATAATAATGGGTTTGATGAGAAATTTGGGTTGGCTAATTATAAGGCTCCTGCTGATGATCAAGAATTTTTGTCATCTTCATGTGATTCTACTACTTCTACTTCTTCAACATCATCAAcagcttcttcttcatcatcatcttatgCTCATATAGTGCATCACTCAAAATTCCATTCTCTTGCCAAGGGATTATTGAGATGGCCATTTTAG